In one Dermatophagoides farinae isolate YC_2012a chromosome 4, ASM2471394v1, whole genome shotgun sequence genomic region, the following are encoded:
- the betaCOP gene encoding coatomer subunit beta has product MAESICYTLINVETDDTTNEVSIRNDIEKGDTKSKILALKKLIYIILNGEKFPPNMLMFVIRYLLPSNDHQIKKLLLIFWEIVPKRGPDGKLLHEMILVCDAYRKDLQHPNEYIRGSTLRFLCKLKEPELLEPLLPTIRQCLEHRHSYVRRNAVLAIFKIYMNFEFLIPDAPELVLEFLSRESDASCKRNAFLMLIHLDQKKALDYLNSCLEQIGSFNEILQLVIVELIYKVCISNPGERSKFIRAIYNLLSMSTSASVRYEAAATLVTLSQAPTALKAAANCFIDICINESDNNVKLIVLDRLISLKDSASGAERILQDLLMDILRILNVATDLEVKQKVLNLSLDLVTLRNVEELVQLLKKEILKTQNESHGTQEENSKYCQMLVKTIHVICMKYPDVINSSNVLTTLFELLATKNDETTAILVIVFCRQFISKNAQLKNFILSKLMEVFASINNVKVHRGLIWLLGEFCDENALQLQEVLELIKTSMGELPIVESELRKIENGNEDNVNAYANHDVSKTAASSSAPKLVTADGSYATQSALSLTTKTTANEQSQPPLRRYMLVNNEFFIGTTIANCLVKLSLRYKQMVDVDQRSINIYLAESMLILTSILHLGKSKLVTQMINEDDYERISLSLYVLININNTDTNEIESLMSQIYIRDTRQSLMSMLDNSKESEIKYDSVLHKAKKAVEIDDHLIFSQLINKANEQMENLLDVSLNQAIAGPTATSTASGRSSSSTDLLSASQLSKVTQLTGLGDPVYAECYVNVNQYDISLDVLIVNQTSDTLQNCTLELSTIGDLKLVEKPQPIVLAPHDFTNVRASIKVTSTENVVIFGNIVYDISGSTSDRNVVVLNDIYIDIMDYIIPATCSDAQFRQMWTEFEWENKVTVNTGINDLIEYLNHLIKSTNMKCLTPQKSLSGNCGFLAANLYAKSIFGEDALANVSIEKTSLDAPVTGHIRIRAKSQGMALSLGDKINTSQKMAKAA; this is encoded by the exons atGGCCGAATCTATTTGTTATACATTGATTAATGTTGAAACTGATGATACTACTAATGAGGTATCGATACGAAATGATATTG AAAAAGGTGATACGAAATCCAAAATTTTGGCactgaaaaaattaatctacatcattttgaatggcGAAAAATTTCCACCAAACATGTTGATGTTTGTCATCCGTTATTTATTGCCATCGAATGATCATCAGATtaagaaattattattaattttctgGGAAATTGTACCGAAACGTGGACCCGATGGTAAACTATTacatgaaatgattttggtTTGTGATGCTTACCGTAAAGATCTACAGCATCCAAACGAATATATTCGTGGATCAACATTGCGATTTTTGTGTAAACTTAAAGAACCCGAACTATTAGAACCATTATTGCCCACCATTCGCCAATGTTTAGAACATCGTCATTCATATGTTCGTCGTAATGCAGTATTAGCCATATTTAAGATCtatatgaattttgaatttctcaTACCGGATGCACCAGAATTAGTATTGGAATTTTTGAGCCGTGAGTCCGATGCTAGCTGTAAACGTAATGCATTTCTTatgttgattcatttggATCAGAAAAAAGCTTTGgattatttgaattcatgTTTGGAACAAATTGGaagtttcaatgaaattcttcaattggtcattgttgaattgatCTATAAAGTTTGTATATCGAATCCGGGTGAACGttcaaaatttattcgtGCAATCTATAATCTATTGAGTATGTCTACATCGGCATCGGTTCGATATGAAGCGGCCGCAACATTGGTTACATTATCGCAAGCTCCTACAGCTTTGAAAGCTGCAGccaattgtttcattgataTTTGTATCAATGAAAGTGACAATAATGTAAAGCTAATTGTATTGGATCgattaatttcattgaaagaTTCTGCTTCCGGTGCTGAACGTATCCTACAGGATTTATTGATGGACATTCTACGAATACTGAATGTTGCCACCGATTTGGAAGTCAAACAAAAAGTCTTGAATCTTTCATTAGATTTGGTAACTCTACGTAATGTGGAAGAATTGGTTCAATTGTTAAAGAAAGAGATATTGAAAACACAGAATGAATCACATGGAACACAAGAAGAGAATAGCAAATATTGTCAAATGTTGGTCAAAACTATTCATGTTATTTGTATGAAATATCCGGATGTAATTAATTCAAGTAATGTTTTAACTACATTGTTTGAATTGTTGGCCacgaaaaatgatgaaacaacgGCCATACTGGTTATTGTATTCTGTAGGCAATTTATTTCGAAAAATGCTCAacttaaaaattttatcttaAGTAAATTAATGGAGGTATTTGCATCGATCAATAATGTCAAGGTACATCGTGGATTGATTTGGCTTTTGGGCGAATTTTGTGATGAAAATGCCCTCCAACTACAAGAAGTACTTGAACTTATCAAAACATCCATGGGAGAATTGCCTATCGTTGAAAGTGAACTAcgtaaaattgaaaatggtaaTGAAGATAATGTTAATGCCTACGCAAATCATGATGTTTCCAAAACAGCGGCCAGTTCATCGGCACCAAAATTGGTCACAGCCGATGGTTCATATGCAACACAATCTGCATTAAgtttgacaacaaaaactacAGCCAATGAACAATCACAACCACCATTACGTCGATATATGTTggtgaataatgaattttttatcgGAACAACAATTGCCAATTGTTTGGTTAAACTATCGCTTCGTTATAAACAGATGGTTGATGTTGATCAACGATCAATTAATATTTATCTAGCTGAATCAATGTTAATTTTGACATCAATTTTACATTTGGGAAAATCTAAATTGGTTACACAAATGattaatgaagatgattatgaaagaatttcattatcattatatgtattgatcaatattaacAATACTGAtacgaatgaaattgaatcattaatgAGCCAGATTTACATACGTGACACACGACAATCATTAATGAGTATGTTGGATAATTCAAAAGAAAGTGAAATCAAATATGATTCCGTATTGCATAAAGCTAAAAAAGCTGtagaaattgatgatcatttaatATTTTCACAGCTTATTAACAAAGCAAATGAACAGATGGAAAATCTATTAGATGTAAGCCTTAATCAGGCGATTGCTGGACCAACAGCAACATCAACTGCCTCGggtagatcatcatcatccactgATCTATTATCGGCAAGTCAATTATCCAAAGTAACACAATTAACTGGTCTTGGTGATCCTGTTTATGCTGAATGTTATGTGAATGTCAATCAATATGATATTTCATTGGATGTATTGATTGTCAATCAAACATCGGATACATTACAGAATTGTACACTTGAATTATCCACTATTGGTGATTTAAAATTGGTTGAAAAACCACAGCCAATCGTATTGGCACCACATGATTTCACCAATGTTCGTGCATCGATTAAAGTAACATCGACCGAaaatgttgttatttttggcAATATCG tataCGATATTTCGGGATCAACATCGGATCGTAATGTTGTCGTTTTGAACGATATTTATATCGACATCATGGACTATATTATTCCAGCTACATGTAGTGATGCACAATTTCGACAGATGTGGACGGAATTTGAATGGGAAAATAAAGTGACTGTCAATACGGGAATCAATGATCTTATTGAATATctaaatcatttgatcaaatcgACTAACATGAAATGTTTGACAccacaaaaatcattatcggGTAATTGTGGATTTTTAGCTGCAAATCTTTATGCAAAATCAATATTCGGAGAAGATGCATTAGCCAATGTAAGTATTGAGAAAACATCATTAGATGCACCGGTTACCGGTCATATTCGTATACGTGCCAAATCACAAGGAATGGCATTAAGTTTGGGTGATAAAATTAATACATCACAAAAGATGGCTAAAGCTGCTTGA
- the LOC142597477 gene encoding uncharacterized protein LOC142597477: protein MGPSCHSAAPKITVLNDSSFQRWNVEIESALRSLDLWKYVEEKYDDKSQDKEMYAAKNLLYSSLDDDNHDRIIGCKTAKEIYKALKEYHQGSSSAELDNLMLKFYSITWSDCAKDTFRKIRSVASELLTKGKELTDGEKCSKVLSILPPRFESIKNSIEAIRLSSGTRMTFNQLEQFVTGSMTAEAGVKKEIEIKRESETKNMLAMARRKKNFRCYECHKEGHIRKNCPLLKDSNESNDSKPKVTLMALSKAGIADRPKVMPKPSYDDDYQSCEIFADGGASVHTFNDRKYFTDIEPYNGGEIASPGGISQASGIGSVEVELHDGENWTTVELTNSLLIETSPMNMISLGQLSKHRNIHFGGDFNCTVIYRDGKPLIYADRSQKYTNVYEVRARIPKKRVTMMAIGESLAVRHEKHNHVDARTILSMANKSLVGGLPTKLNNDMGFCRSCFGYDGESIYRRYDRKAGQMELSSTVKWEETPSSKIVSPILMIEPTNPSVPGTSEKSDKPDDNPITDIDDDADDINQTGEINDKPRGRPIGSKNKQHVLDPDKLASLRPRRILGLAVAGSAPNSFNDARNCVEANKWKESMLIDNDTWDLVHRPENKNGISVKWLYRMKDDGRYKSRLVARGFEADNDDLWNNYAPVVNTDTTRLVFSIIATYYMNIIKFDVSTAFPIGFIDHDMYIKQPIVFNDESDNVCKLKRGLYGLKESPKAWNKRFDDIITKNGLIPSKFDQCHYYQHMYKMFKIVISKFIDISWIDTTKQLDDWLTKILLPEKHERMVKMWNIIDISMTGEC from the exons ATGGGTCCTTCATGTCATTCAGCTGCACCGAAAATCACTGTGCTCAACGATTCATCGTTTCAACGCTGGAATGTCGAAATTGAATCAGCTCTTCGGAGTCTCGATCTTTGGAAATACGTTGAAGAAAAGTATGATGACAAAAGCCAAGATAAAGAAATGTATGCGGCCAAGAATTTACTGTACAGTTccttggatgatgataatcatgacaGAATTATCGGTTGCAAAACAGCAAAAGAAATCTATAAAGCATTGAAAGAGTATCATCAAGGATCGTCATCAGCTGAACTCGACAATTTGATGCTGAAGTTTTATTCGATTACGTGGTCTGATTGTGCCAAAGATACTTTTCGGAAAATACGGTCGGTTGCCTCAGAATTGCTTACCAAGGGCAAGGAATTGACGGATGgtgaaaaatgttcaaaagtATTGTCCATTCTTCCGCCAAGGTTTGAATCGATAAAGAATAGTATCGAAGCTATACGCTTGAGTTCTGGCACACGTATGACATTCAATCAGCTGGAACAATTTGTAACCGGGTCGATGACGGCTGAGGCTGGTGTAAAGAAAGAGATTGAGATCAAAAGAGAGTCCGAGACCAAAAACATGTTGGCCATGGCTAGAcggaagaaaaatttccggTGCTACGAATGTCACAAAGAAGGTCATATTCGAAAGAATTGTCCGTTGTTAAAAGATTCGAATGAGTCGAATGATTCAAAGCCGAAGGTGACATTGATGGCCTTGTCAAAAGCTGGTATAGCGGATAGACCGAAAGTGATGCCGAAACCATCgtacgacgacgactaccAATCCTGTGAAATATTTGCCGATGGTGGTGCTAGTGTGCATACGTTTAATGATCGGAAATATTTTACTGATATCGAACCATATAATGGGGGTGAAATCGCATCTCCTGGTGGCATCAGCCAAGCGTCCGGTATTGGGTCAGTCGAAGTGGAACTTCATGATGGCGAAAATTGGACGACTGTTGAATTAACGAATTcgttattgattgaaacatCGCCAATGAACATGATATCACTGGGTCAATTATCGAAACATCGAAATATACATTTTGGTGGCGATTTTAACTGTACGGTTATTTATCGAGATGGCAAACCATTGATTTATGCTGATCGTTCACAGAAATATACAAATGTGTACGAGGTCCGTGCCCGAATACCGAAGAAACGAGTAACCATGATGGCTATTGGTGAAAGTTTGGCCGTGCGGCACGAAAAACATAATCATGTTGATGCCAGAACAATTTTATCGATGGCGAACAAATCGTTGGTTGGTGGACTACCGACAAAGTTGAACAATGACATGGGATTTTGTAGATCATGTT TTGGCTATGATGGTGAATCCATATACCGACGCTACGATCGTAAGGCTGGACAAATGGAGCTGTCATCGACGGTAAAATGGGAAGAGACACCGAGCTCGAAAATCGTAAGCCCTATCTTAATGATAGAACCGACTAATCCTTCTGTTCCAGGGACATCGGAGAAATCTGATAAACCTGATGATAATCCAATTAccgacattgatgatgatgctgacgACATTAACCAAACAGGGGAGATAAATGATAAGCCTCGTGGCCGACCTATTGGttcgaaaaataaacaacatgTATTGGATCCTGACAAATTAGCGTCATTACGACCACGTAGAATTCTTGGGTTAGCGGTGGCTGGTTCAGCgccaaattcattcaacgaTGCAAGAAATTGTGTCGAAGCTAACAAATGGAAAGAATCGATGCTTATTGACAATGATACGTGGGACCTTGTACATCGAccggaaaataaaaatggcatTTCTGTTAAATGGTTGTATCGTATGAAAGATGATGGTCGATATAAATCTCGGCTCGTTGCTCGTGGTTTCGAAgccgataatgatgatttatggaACAATTATGCTCCGGTGGTGAATACTGATACGACTCGATTGGTCTTCTCGATTATCGCTACTTATTATATGAAcataatcaaatttgatgTTTCGACCGCCTTCCCAATTGGCTTTATTGATCATGATATGTATATCAAACAACCTATTGTTTTCAACGACGAAAGCGACAATGTTTGCAAACTTAAACGTGGCTTGTATGGCTTGAAAGAAAGCCCCAAAGCATGGAACAAACGTTTTGACGATATTATAACGAAAAATGGACTTATACCATCGAAATTTGATCAGTGCCATTACTATCAACATATGTATAAAATGTTTAAAATCgtaatttcaaaattcattgatatttCTTGGATCGACACGACGAAACAATTGGATGATTGGTTAACGAAAATCCTATTGCCCGAAAAACATGAACGTATGGTAAAAATGTGGAATATTATTGACATATCAATGACAGGGGAGTGTTAA